AGACCGCGGCGGCAGCGTGGTCGCGCAGGTTGTCGCCGAGGAAGGCCAGGGTCGCCTGCAGGTCCGCGGTCGGAACGAAGCCCTCCGCCGCCAGTTCGACATGGCTCGGGCTCGCCTTGATCACCATGCCCAGGCGCATCAGCTCGTCGAGCACCGCCCGGTGGTGCACGTCGCCGCGGCTGGCCTCGCGCGCCACCTCTTCGAAGGACAGGCCGCCCTCGTCGCTGCCGGCGATCGGCAGCCGCTGCAGCGCCGGGTCCTGGCCGGCCAGTTGCAGCCAGCGGGTGAAGGTCTTGGCGGCCGCCGACAGCTCCGTGTGGGGCAGGGGATCGGTGGGCCGGCGCACCCGGGCCGTCACGTCCTTGCGATTGAGGCCGGTGGTCACCGCCAGCTGGCTGATGTTGGGCGACGCGACGCCCTGCTGCTGCCACAGCCGCGTCGCTTCATCCAGCAGCAGCTCGCGCAGCAGGGTCTCGAGGTGCGGATGCTTCAGGCCCATGCCGAGCGCGAGCCGCACCAGCGGTCTCATCACGCGTGCGCAGGCGGCTTGGGCCCATGAGAGGCGGTCTTGCATGAGGGGCGGACGCAGTTCCGTCCCATTGTTCCGGGCGCAGCGCGCGTTGTGCGCGTTCTTCCCATGCGCTCCCCGCTACGGACGCTGCCGGTAGTCCGAACGGGCCATGCCCGCCTCAGCTGCTGGCCCGGCCGTAGCTGCGAAGCAGGCGATAGCCCTGCGCCGGGATGCTGCGCACCAGTGCATAGCCGGTCCCGGCTTTCCACTGCGCCGGCTCGACCGGAGCGGCGGGTCGGTGCGCGCCGGCGGCCTTGCGCGCCAGCGTCACGTGCGGACGCCAGCGCAGCGCCTGCGCCGGCCAGCCCAGGGTGGCGAGGGATGCGGCGAGCAGGCCATGCAGGTGCAGCAGCGCCGGCGTCGGCGTGAACTCCAGCACGGCGATGCCGCCGGGCCACACGGTCGGCCGTCCCTCCTGCAGGTCCAAAGCCACCGGCTGCGCCTCGACCGCGAGGACATCGGCGAACTCGTCCAGCCGCTGCAGCGGCACGTTGCCCAGGAAGTGCAGGGTGAGGTGCAGCTGGTCCGCGCGCACTGGCGCCGCACCCGCGGGCCACGTCCAGCCCTGCTGGTGCCGCTGCAGCCGGCGCCGGATGCCATCGTCCGGCCACAAGGCGAGAAACAGCCGGGCTGCCGGCAGCGTCAGGGTCGCCACGGCACGGATTCCATGGATGAGTCCACAAGCGCAGCCTTAATTGGTAGAGTCCGCCGCTCCATGTCCTTGCGTTCCCATCCCACGGCGCCGTGAACCGGCCCGAGCTGCCCGCGGACCTGCGGCGCTTCATCCTCACCAGCATCCCCTCGGTGCCCTACCTGGAGGCGATGCTGTTGCTGCGGGCCGATCCTGCGCGCGACTGGTCGTCCTCCGACGTCGCGCGCCGCCTGTACCTGCCCGAGCAGCGCGCCGACGAGCTGCTCCAGCAACTGGCCAGTGCCGGCGTGGCGGCCCCGGGGCAGGCCGGTGCCTGGCGGTACCACCCGGCGGCCGACGAGTTGCGCGTAATGCTCGACCGGCTCGCCGTGCAGTACGCGGCCGATCTCGTGGGGGTCAGCGACCTGATCCATTCCAGCGTGGACAAGAAAGCCCGGCAGTTCGCGGACGCATTCCGCTGGAGAAAGGACGCCTGAAATGGCCGCCATCGTGTACGCGCTCTGCGCGCTGACCAGCCTGACCTGCTTCGTGCTGCTGTGGCGCGCGTGGCGCGGCGGCGGCCACCGGCTGCTGTTCTGGGCGGCGCTGTGCTTCGCCGGCATGACGCTGAACAACTTCATGCTGGTGGCCGACAAGGTGATCTACCCGACGGAAATCGACCTGAGCAGCTGGCGGCTGTGGGCCGCACTCGGCGCGGTGCTGCTGCTGCTGTTCGGCATGGTGTGGGAGGAGGAGTAGCGCATGGACCAGATGATGATGGGCGCGATTGCCATGGGGTCGACCGTGGTGGGGCTGTTCTTCTTCCGTTACTGGCGCAGCACCCGCGACAACTTCTTCCTGTGGTTCGCCCTGTCGTTCTGGCTCGAGGCTGTCAACCGGGTGGCGCTGGCGCTGCTGTTCGCCGCCAGCGAGCTGGAGCCCCTGTTCTACCTGCTGCGGGTGGTCGCCTACGGCCTGATCGTGCTGGCCATCCTGCAGAAGAACCGCCGGCGCCCGCCGGCACCCTGAGGGGCCTCACAGCTTGGGGATGCGCAGGGTCTTGCTGACCATCAGGGTGCCCGACAGCACGAACAGCAGCGCCAGCGGGTGCAGCACCCAGGGGCCCAGCTCCAGCGCGCCGCCCCACAGCGCGTCGCCCAGCCGGTCTTGCCAGGCGGCCCAGGCCAGCATCCCGGTCAACAGCACGCTGGTGGGAATGGGCGTGCCTTCGAAATACCTGACCTTTCCGCCCGCTTCGGCCAGCGCCTCGGCCGTGACGTTGTAGCGGGCCAGCCGGCTGACGCCGCAGCAGACGAAGTAGATCAGCGCCGCGGCGTCCCACCCGCCCTGCAGGCCGGCCGCAAAGCCCAGCGCCGCCGGCGCCACGCCGAAGGAGATCACGTCCGACAGCGAATCGAGCTCGCGCCCGAGCGGCGAGTGCTCGTGGCGCGCCCGCGCGATGCGTCCGTCCAGCACGTCGAAGGCGAAGGCGGCCGGCGCCAGCGCGGCCGAGGCCAGGAAGTGCGAAATGTCGCCGCTGGCCAGGTACAGCATCGCCAGGAAGACTGCGCCGACGCCGCAGGCCGCGTTGCCGAGGGTGAAGAAATCCGCGAGGTGGAAGCCTCGCAGCATGGAGAAGTGGCGCGGGGCGGTCTGCTGCATGGCGGGGTGGGGGCTGGCTCCACCTTAGGCCGCCAGGGGCGCCGGCCCGGTCGTCCCCGGGCACGCCCCCTTGTAGTCGGCTTCCGACGGCGGCCCGGTCGCCGGCCCGGCGGCGCGCTACTGCCGGATCCGGCCGCTGCCGCTGATGATGGACAGTTCGACGAAGCGCGAGCCGGTGCGCATGCCCGGCTTGAAGCCGATCAGGTAGCCGCCGAGGTCGACCCGCTCCATGGCGTCGAGCGCGCCGGCCATGCCCTCGCGCGACGGGCGTGCGCCCTGGCGCCGCACGGCCTCGACGATCACCTTGGC
The sequence above is a segment of the Ramlibacter tataouinensis genome. Coding sequences within it:
- a CDS encoding DUF5985 family protein, whose translation is MAAIVYALCALTSLTCFVLLWRAWRGGGHRLLFWAALCFAGMTLNNFMLVADKVIYPTEIDLSSWRLWAALGAVLLLLFGMVWEEE
- a CDS encoding CDP-alcohol phosphatidyltransferase family protein: MQQTAPRHFSMLRGFHLADFFTLGNAACGVGAVFLAMLYLASGDISHFLASAALAPAAFAFDVLDGRIARARHEHSPLGRELDSLSDVISFGVAPAALGFAAGLQGGWDAAALIYFVCCGVSRLARYNVTAEALAEAGGKVRYFEGTPIPTSVLLTGMLAWAAWQDRLGDALWGGALELGPWVLHPLALLFVLSGTLMVSKTLRIPKL
- a CDS encoding DUF6502 family protein, which encodes MRPLVRLALGMGLKHPHLETLLRELLLDEATRLWQQQGVASPNISQLAVTTGLNRKDVTARVRRPTDPLPHTELSAAAKTFTRWLQLAGQDPALQRLPIAGSDEGGLSFEEVAREASRGDVHHRAVLDELMRLGMVIKASPSHVELAAEGFVPTADLQATLAFLGDNLRDHAAAAVSNAMGEAPLLLERAVFAEGLSEADCEAVHQWMRQRWAGLHRELVSQLSEAITRSGAQGSQRLRVGVYFYYGEREAPGE
- a CDS encoding 2'-5' RNA ligase family protein; its protein translation is MATLTLPAARLFLALWPDDGIRRRLQRHQQGWTWPAGAAPVRADQLHLTLHFLGNVPLQRLDEFADVLAVEAQPVALDLQEGRPTVWPGGIAVLEFTPTPALLHLHGLLAASLATLGWPAQALRWRPHVTLARKAAGAHRPAAPVEPAQWKAGTGYALVRSIPAQGYRLLRSYGRASS
- a CDS encoding DUF5985 family protein; the protein is MDQMMMGAIAMGSTVVGLFFFRYWRSTRDNFFLWFALSFWLEAVNRVALALLFAASELEPLFYLLRVVAYGLIVLAILQKNRRRPPAP